Proteins found in one Salvia splendens isolate huo1 chromosome 10, SspV2, whole genome shotgun sequence genomic segment:
- the LOC121750226 gene encoding cinnamoyl-CoA reductase 1: MPSVPGKLVCVTGAGGFIASWLVKLLLEKGYTVRGTVRNPDDPKNSHLRELEGADERLILCRADLNVYESLREAINGCDGVFHTASPVTDDPEQMVEPAVNGAKNVIRAAAEAKVRRVVITSSIGAIYMDPNRDPEKVVDETCWSDLEFCKNTKNWYCYGKAVAEQAAWDEAKELGVDLVVINPVLVLGPLLQPTVNASVLHILKYLTGSAKTYANSIQAYVDVKDVALAHILLYETPAASGRYLCAESVLHRGEVVEILAKFFPEYPIPTKCSDEKNPRKKPYKFSNQKLKDLGLEFTPVKQTLYDTVKSLQEKGHIPIPIQNEEPIRIQS; this comes from the exons ATGCCATCTGTCCCCGGGAAACTCGTCTGCGTTACCGGCGCCGGAGGCTTCATTGCTTCGTGGCTGGTTAAGCTCCTCCTAGAGAAAGGCTATACTGTCAGAGGAACTGTCAGAAATCCAG ATGATCCGAAGAATTCGCATTTGAGAGAGCTTGAAGGGGCGGATGAGAGGCTGATTTTGTGCAGAGCGGATCTCAACGTCTATGAGAGCTTGCGCGAAGCTATTAATGGCTGCGACGGCGTCTTCCACACTGCGTCGCCTGTCACCGATGATCCA GAACAAATGGTGGAACCGGCTGTTAACGGCGCCAAGAATGTGATACGCGCAGCGGCGGAAGCGAAGGTCCGCCGCGTCGTGATAACCTCCTCAATTGGTGCAATTTACATGGATCCCAACAGAGACCCTGAAAAAGTCGTCGACGAAACTTGCTGGAGCGACCTTGAGTTTTGCAAAAATACCAAG AACTGGTACTGCTATGGGAAGGCTGTGGCAGAGCAAGCTGCATGGGATGAAGCTAAGGAATTAGGGGTGGATTTGGTGGTGATCAACCCTGTTTTGGTGCTTGGCCCACTTCTCCAACCAACTGTGAATGCTAGTGTCCTTCACATACTCAAATATTTGACTGGCTCAGCCAAGACTTACGCCAACTCCATTCAAGCCTACGTCGATGTCAAGGACGTGGCGCTGGCCCACATCCTCTTGTACGAGACTCCCGCGGCCTCCGGCCGCTACCTCTGCGCGGAGAGCGTCCTCCACCGAGGCGAAGTGGTGGAGATTCTTGCCAAATTCTTCCCGGAGTATCCCATACCTACCAA GTGCTCTGATGAAAAAAACCCAAGGAAAAAACCATACAAGTTCTCAAACCAAAAGCTGAAGGATTTGGGGCTTGAATTTACACCAGTGAAGCAAACTTTATACGACACAGTTAAGAGTCTTCAAGAAAAAGGCCATATTCCAATCCCAATTCAGAATGAGGAGCCCATTCGTATTCAGTCTTGA